gccagaagaaatttgaggtttgagtcttcaagatcatattccttgttcaccagagataagtcattcagcagtttgacaaatctgtcatacagatctgtcaaggactcaccagactttgagtcaaagtgttcatactcctgtgtaaggattgtttttctatttttctttatggcctgagttccttgacatctggtttccagagcatcccagatttgtttagcagttttgcacccaatcaccctattagacattgcattgtcaagggcactgtgcagaaggtgtttcaccttggagtctttaccaattgacaggatgtcctcaggggtataatctttcttttcttttgaaaccatcttctgaggttcatcagcaagcccaacagagagcttggtgggcatatgtggtccatcaaagatcctgtcaaggtattctggatcaacagagtctaagaatattatcattctctctttccagactggatattcagatgccttaaggattggaactctaaaggatgaagcttgtgatttttcagacatgattgtgattaagatctcactgtagtaatcttaacagagctggctctgataccacttgttaggtcctataaactcactatataatatgatatagtgatcacaatctgtaacacggtaagacaatatgagaaattggaatcaataaactcttatattcacaaagcttttatggttacaaaaactctctcagtgatttatattgtatcactaagagctgctagggttcttaacaatgtactcgataactcaactcatatagagtaaccctaatctgtgtttatatagacacagttacaaaatcaatctctgatttgatatcctataaatcagctaataaatctatcaatcaaagattgctactgttttctgtttggtttccatagtcagcaaatcacttctccgcttctatccttccttgaattatatccgcttctgagctctttccacgtgtaaactctgacgagtcttgactatgtaaactctgatcagtctttatcaaactctgtcagactttactaaactctgtcagactttactaaactctgatcagcttccagattaaactctgatgattcctgttctaaaacaaactttaagaacattagtgatcatcaattatatctaacataagAGATGCTTGCAAAGCCTGCATAACGCAAAAGGAAACAATTCAACAATCTGCCAATTACAATGCAACATAAGACAGATCTCAGCAAAAAGGAAAACTCACATGGAACGCGTAACCAGTGGCCTCACTTGAAAGCACTATGGGACTCTTCCCGTTGGAGGACTCAATATATTGAGGCAACAACAAATCATCAAGGTACTGAGCAAATTCAAGGGGCTTGGCATGAGCATTGTAACCATAAGTCACCAACGGAGGATCAGGTGTTGGTCGCAGCAGAAGGGGTAGCAACTTTCATTTTCTTAGCCTCAGGGCTAAGACTGGGGCTAAGCAGGGCAGGGGCTTTCGAAGAACTTGtaccaattgatttctcatcacGGGCACGTTTGACAAACATATCTTTAGTAGAAATACTTGGGGGCTTGATTCCAGACAACTTAAATTCTACAAGCACATGAGGAGAAGGAGATAGGAGCAATAGGAAAAACAACATGAACATACATACAGTACTCCATTTTATTAACCGTAGGAAGCATGATGTACCTTTTGCAAAGAGGCGACTAGAACTTGCTTCAAGACCCTTCTCGGTCTTAGGACTTTCTAGAGAGTCAGAAGAGACGGTCTGAGGGGTGGACGACATCCTGCTAGCGACAGCAACAGCCCTACTACGCGTCCTGGCAGCAACGGTCTTGGAAGCCTGCTTTCCTAAGGCACGCTCATCGGCTTCCATCTTTCTAATGAACTCATCAACATCTACAGGACTGGAATTGCGGATTGGGCGTCCCAAGCAGTTGGGCCAAATCCTGTCTCCAACCGGAAGAGACATGATCTTCTCAACAATCTCCTTTGCAGTCTCATTCTTGTTATCAAAAGGGGTGGAACGTTCTAGCATGAAAAACAtggatatggatttaaaagCCATAAAACAAAAGTGTACGAATGACAAGATCGTAATAAGCAACATAAGCAGGATACATGTACAAATGAATAAACACAGAGAAGGAGAATGTTCGAAACATACCCTTGGCGTCCAGCGATCTAACAAGAAGCCAGTTCCATCGCCCATTGTGGTCTTGTCGGTGAAAAAGTAGTCATCTTTCCAATTTCTGTCGTTCACGCCCTCAACATTCAGAATCAAGGCTCTCTTAGTTGTGAAACCAAATCGACATCCATAAAACCTCTTAAACCCATAACAGCATTTAACAACTTCGATGTCTATTTTCAAGTTATGCTTAGTATCGATGGCGTCAAGACATGCCAGGATCCTCCAAGCGAAGGGCATCAGTTGCCCAGGGGAGATATGCATGTCAGTCACAAGGTCCCTAACCAATTTGGGAAAAGGAAAGTGCAATTGAATGTCGAAGGGATAAAAGTAGAAACATACCCAATTCTTTCTACACCAGTCGGCCCGCTCATCTGGGGAAGGGAGCACAGCCTGGGTTCCAGCAGGAAGGAAGGGCATAGTCTCCTCGAGTCTTGCAGCTGTCATCAGAGTTTCTTTGGAGTCCCCGGCCTCGAGAAGATCGGTCGGAGTCCAGAGAGAAACCACGTCGCTGGCATGTTTCGCGGTGGCGTTACGGGAAGCACTGGATTGAGCAGCCTTTTTCGCCATTGTTGGAAGGAAAGGGTTTTTCTTTTACGGAAGAGAAAGTTTGAAAGTTAAAAGCAGTTGTGTCACAATTGGAGTATGAGGTCAACATAAGAGAGTACTGGGGAAGCGTGAGGAGATCAAAAGCCAAGAGATGACTGCGGGGAGAAGCGTGCGCGCGAAAATCGAGGCATTGTATCTTGGAATTGAAatgatgattttattaaaattatcagttattaacaaaatcatggggcTAATTGTTAGGACACAAAGTACGGGTGACGACGGGAGCAACATGGACGTGAAAGGCAGATGGCACGAGGCGTCGAGATTGACACGATGGACGTCAAATTCAGAAGTCGATGCGCTAACGGATAAAGATGGCTTTGAATTAGAGAAGACCATGTCAAACGGGAAGATAAGCCTTGTAACCAACCAGAGCGGATAAATAGGAACAGGAGCTGACTTGGAGTGAAAGTGGGAGTAATTAGTTGTTTCTAGGGCTATATAAACGTATGTAAATCAGAGGAAAAGGATAAGCCCTACACCTCAAATCTTGTACTCAAAATTATCAACTTAGTGACATTTCATTTGGCAGGGTAGCAACCCTCCCGCGGTTTTTACCCCACaagggttttccgcgtcaccaattcttgtcttttaccTTACTGTGTTTACTTAATTTCTTTAGCATTTAACCCCGCAAAATCTAGCACGAACAAGGGTGTTCGACGGAACAGACCCCTCAGGGGCACATTTTTTATGtaggtgtgtatatatatatatatatatatatgtatgtatagtcaaaatgaaaaaaatagcaaaaaaaagtaaattttatttttaagattaaaaaattgtaaatgaaaaaaaattgaaaaatgttatacacttcaataatttttaaatgctATCTTgaataagttatataaattcttaaaaaaatactaatatataatcatgttaatagaaataaatacttgCATTGAAAATTAATTGCATTGAAAATTGTCACATTACCCTCGAggtaaaattctaatttaactgcTAACTTCAATGActtcattaaaattaattaatttaactgcttatactatttttttctttcttgatgACCATATGCAgtattatatcactaaaataatgattcaatttaactaatttattttaaattatattcattattaatttatacatgtatatatatatatatatatatatatatatatatatatatatatatatatatataacaaatatgaaagaagtaatttaaatataaaatgaattaaataacggatttatataatttttaaacaagtatacatataatataaattaaaattgtatatgcatactttatttattttagaaaaattttatacatataattttatgttatctatgtacttgttttattttttttacaatattctgttaatttttataatatggaaaaaaatattttatgctcTTTTATTATAACATGATTTTTACAATTTTGTGCCCGTTTTTATTATCTCATATACATTTTTAGACTATCAGGGTAATATTAGggcacattttttatattttacacgGCGCATTTCAAAAATCTCAGGCACGGTCCTGGAAATATGGGTTACATAGTTTGAATCAAAAGTATTATAACCAAACACTGTAATCTGGATGAGTTCCATGCAAGTGTAGGTTACTGTGTTGGGTTGCAGCATACCAAACGAGACCTAACTATAAATTTTCTTGCATACTTGTTGAATTAATTCAACACAAAATACGCATAACAAGCTGCTCGCCAGTCGCCTATCCGGGAGAACTATTTTGGTGGTGAGTTGAAAAAGTAGCAACAACTTCAATTTGTACTCTTTATACTTGTATATAAATTTCCTGAGGTGCACTACTCGGAGATCTGTTTTTGTTTTAGTAACCTACAAGTATCAACTATGTGGTTCACAATATTATGTACATATCATGCTCTTATATACATTCATATCAGTTGACAAAATTGAGAGTTCATAGAAGTAACCTGGCTGGTCATATATTCTTGTTTTCCTAGAAAGCAGCTGCCAGCCCTCATCTTCTGTCAAACCCGGGATCTTACAAACTGACCCAATTTCTGCCACCGTTAGGTTACGAGTGGTGAGTAAGATCTTGCAACCACTAGTCGTCTCACCAAGTGGAAATGCAGGCTGCAACATTCTCCAAGAATCATTATTCCAGATGTCGTCAATAACTATTAAACACTTCTTTTCTAGTTGAACTCTGCGTAGTCCATCGACCAAATCAGGATCCTCCATGTTTGAAACTTCCCCCTTCCTATCATCAGGGAGCAGTTGTTTAAGGATTCCTTTAAGAACTTTTTCCCTGTCAAATTGCTGGCTGATACAAACCCACGCAAAAGCTTTGAAATGATCTCTGATTTTAACATGATTATAAAGTTTTTGAGCAAGTGTCGTTTTTCCTTGACCTCCCATTCCCCATAATGAAACTACTTCAAAATTCTCATCTTTTTTCATCAGATCAGATACCAGTTGATCTATCTCCTTCTCCATCCCAACAAAATCCTTTTCAACATGATGAGAATAAAAAGTTCTTTG
This genomic window from Daucus carota subsp. sativus chromosome 7, DH1 v3.0, whole genome shotgun sequence contains:
- the LOC108193822 gene encoding uncharacterized protein LOC108193822 isoform X2 gives rise to the protein MAKKAAQSSASRNATAKHASDVVSLWTPTDLLEAGDSKETLMTAARLEETMPFLPAGTQAVLPSPDERADWCRKNWVCFYFYPFDIQLHFPFPKLVRDLVTDMHISPGQLMPFAWRILACLDAIDTKHNLKIDIEVVKCCYGFKRFYGCRFGFTTKRALILNVEGVNDRNWKDDYFFTDKTTMGDGTGFLLDRWTPRVCFEHSPSLCLFICTCILLMLLITILSFVHFCFMAFKSISMFFMLERSTPFDNKNETAKEIVEKIMSLPVGDRIWPNCLGRPIRNSSPVDVDEFIRKMEADERALGKQASKTVAARTRSRAVAVASRMSSTPQTVSSDSLESPKTEKGLEASSSRLFAKEFKLSGIKPPSISTKDMFVKRARDEKSIGTSSSKAPALLSPSLSPEAKKMKVATPSAATNT
- the LOC108193822 gene encoding uncharacterized protein LOC108193822 isoform X1, which produces MAKKAAQSSASRNATAKHASDVVSLWTPTDLLEAGDSKETLMTAARLEETMPFLPAGTQAVLPSPDERADWCRKNWVCFYFYPFDIQLHFPFPKLVRDLVTDMHISPGQLMPFAWRILACLDAIDTKHNLKIDIEVVKCCYGFKRFYGCRFGFTTKRALILNVEGVNDRNWKDDYFFTDKTTMGDGTGFLLDRWTPRVCFEHSPSLCLFICTCILLMLLITILSFVHFCFMAFKSISMFFMLERSTPFDNKNETAKEIVEKIMSLPVGDRIWPNCLGRPIRNSSPVDVDEFIRKMEADERALGKQASKTVAARTRSRAVAVASRMSSTPQTVSSDSLESPKTEKGLEASSSRLFAKGTSCFLRLIKWSTVCMFMLFFLLLLSPSPHVLVEFKLSGIKPPSISTKDMFVKRARDEKSIGTSSSKAPALLSPSLSPEAKKMKVATPSAATNT